One window of the Eucalyptus grandis isolate ANBG69807.140 chromosome 6, ASM1654582v1, whole genome shotgun sequence genome contains the following:
- the LOC120294909 gene encoding helicase SEN1-like, which translates to MDSTVGAGSGSGRKKDKPTDLVDFISSWSLQDIFNINLYGDKIGTIPDSFQSVEQYVSSFKFPLLEETRFGLCSSMQNVSRRPFARVTGFVEGEKNVYHVEVDYWRNRATNRGKEPYKTSPGDVLMLTNAKPDTIPSLESSAGRWTFASVADIISEEDGDAQASTKFKVMAFFGTSFRPFLSFPSNKMNDVRACQSMYAVFLMNAVTNDRIWNGLHRFSNLEIVKQVLCTDPVAEKDCSLCITQIHGFGHLSLDNNLSGGLNESQKKAVLSCLDTIECQHRSAVEMIQGPPGTGKTKTVAALLFTLLKRKHRTVVCAPTNVAIKELASRVLQLVKESVCTNSSRENLLCYSGDMLCFGNKERMKVDSSIEEIYLNHRVDCVAECFSVLTGWQHCVTSMIDTLNDCVHEYQILLENEHNILQELNGTEVGSKCESSKIEPKPEFKSFVDFFKHRFKSSAEALRRCFSILCTHISISYLLEHNFREIKSLLILLDSFEIPLYREKLDSRKLEEAFSSSPSSFKSCSDPLYTALSMKRGECLSVLRTLNTSLGRLNIPTFTSKKMIAEFCYQAASLIFCTASGSSKLYSLEMEPVSLLVIDEAAQLKECESMIPLQLPGVRHAILVGDECQLPAMVVSKLSSNAGFGRSLFERLSSLGHPRHLLDVQYRMHPAISRFPIKTFYKNQILDGPNVTGKNYRKCHLQGPVFGPYSFIDIPNGKEKFGDGGQSPRNDVEVEVVLMILRNLFEACKSSGENLSVGVISPYGAQVAAIQQKIKIFYENIKGFAVKVRSVDGFQGGEEDVIIVSTVRSNPHGSIGFVSDAKRTNVILTRARYSLWILGDGRTLTRSESVWKALVDDAKTRGCSFSIDDVKAILDGNSNQLDDPVDGSSVLIRNERWRANCFHDAKSRECSSSSDEVKDILDGKKEDIRLDDPLDGNSVLFKNARWRVFFGDNFVESFRKLTLLRTKMSIMNLISKLAGGWRPVKSNGVLSLKSCSHMVKQFEVEGLYVLCTVDILKEPQSLEIREPRYIQILKIWDVLPLRDAMKLVECLIIEFKVYADDFISCCNEECLEGDQVVPKTWDSSWGTAHFCSSDQVQAGSGSGAGISNLEASESLLSMRFYSSSSHVVRHMFPEDQDSEANLASEATEPDQEMSSRFIGLRI; encoded by the exons ATGGATTCTACAGTAGGTGCTGGGTCTGGGTCTGGCAGGAAGAAAGACAAGCCCACTGACCTGGTTGATTTTATCTCCTCTTGGTCTCTTCAAGATATCTTCAATATCAATCTCTACGGGGACAAG ATTGGGACCATCCCGGATTCATTTCAATCAGTCGAGCAATACGTTTCTTCATTTAAGTTTCCTTTGCTGGAAGAAACACGATTCGGCCTCTGTTCAAGTATGCAGAACGTATCTAGGCGGCCTTTCGCGAGAGTCACTGGGTTTGTTGAAGGCGAGAAGAATGTTTACCATGTGGAAGTGGACTATTGGAGAAACAGGGCCACTAATCGGGGCAAGGAACCTTACAAAACTTCCCCTGGGGATGTTTTGATGTTAACTAATGCTAAGCCGGATACCATTCCCAGCTTAGAAAGTTCTGCAGGAAGATGGACATTTGCATCCGTCGCTGACATAATATCAGAGGAGGACGGGGATGCTCAAGCATCAACAAAGTTCAAAGTCatggcattttttggaacttcCTTTCGcccctttttatcttttccatccaataaaatgaatgatgttCGTGCTTGCCAGTCAATGTATGCAGTTTTCCTGATGAATGCAGTCACTAATGATAGGATATGGAACGGGCTACACAGATTTTCAAACTTAGAGATTGTAAAGCAAGTTCTATGTACGGATCCAGTG GCTGAGAAAGATTGCAGTCTCTGTATTACTCAAATTCATGGCTTTGGACATTTGAGTCTCGATAACAACTTGTCCGGTGGTCTGAATGAAAGCCAGAAAAAAGCAGTCCTCTCTTGTCTTGATACCATCGAGTGTCAACACAGGTCGGCTGTAGAAATGATACAGGGTCCTCCAGGGACAGGGAAGACCAAAACTGTTGCGGCGCTGCTCTTTACTCTCTTGAAAAGGAAACACAGAACCGTTGTTTGTGCTCCAACAAATGTTGCCATCAAGGAATTGGCATCTCGTGTTTTGCAGCTGGTGAAAGAATCGGTTTGCACAAACTCTAGTAGGGAAAACTTGCTCTGTTACTCAGGAGACATGCTTTGTTTTGGGAACAAGGAACGGATGAAAGTAGATTCGAGTATTGAGGAAATATACTTGAATCATCGTGTTGATTGTGTTGCGGAGTGCTTTTCTGTACTCACTGGTTGGCAGCATTGTGTAACTTCCATGATCGATACTCTCAATGACTGTGTCCACGAATACCAGATTCTTTTGGAGAACGAACACAATATTTTACAGGAGCTTAATGGTACCGAGGTTGGGAGCAAATGTGAAAGCAGCAAAATCGAACCCAAACCTGAATTTAAATCATTTGTGGATTTTTTCAAGCACAGATTCAAGTCAAGTGCAGAGGCTCTCCGAAGATGTTTCTCTATCTTATGCACCCATATATCCATAAGTTACCTTCTTGAACATAATTTTCGTGAGATTAAGTCCCTTCTCATCTTACTCGATTCTTTTGAAATTCCACTATATAGAGAGAAGTTGGATTCAAGAAAGTTGGAGGAAGCATTTTCGTCGTCACCATCTTCATTCAAAAGTTGCTCAGATCCACTATACACAGCGTTATCGATGAAGAGAGGTGAGTGCCTCTCTGTTTTGCGAACTCTCAACACATCTCTTGGAAGGCTAAACATTCCAACATTTACGAGTAAGAAAATGATAGCGGAGTTCTGTTATCAAGCGGCTTCCTTGATTTTCTGCACTGCCTCTGGCTCATCTAAGCTGTACTCCCTGGAAATGGAGCCTGTCAGTTTATTGGTGATTGATGAGGCTGCGCAGCTGAAAGAATGTGAGTCAATGATTCCGTTACAACTTCCAGGTGTCAGGCACGCAATTTTAGTTGGAGATGAATGTCAGTTGCCTGCTATGGTTGTTAGCAAG CTATCTAGCAACGCTGGCTTTGGAAGGAGTCTATTCGAAAGGTTGAGTTCTCTGGGTCATCCTAGACACCTCCTGGATGTCCAGTACAGAATGCATCCCGCGATAAGTCGATTTCCCATAAAGACCTTCTACAAAAACCAAATTCTGGATGGGCCGAATGTTACTGgcaaaaattacagaaaatgtcatttgcagGGGCCAGTGTTTGGCCCGTACTCCTTCATAGATATTcctaatggaaaagaaaaatttggggATGGTGGACAAAGCCCTAGAAATGATGTTGAGGTAGAAGTCGTGTTGATGATTTTGAGGAATCTATTCGAAG CATGCAAATCTTCAGGCGAAAATCTAAGTGTTGGTGTGATATCCCCATATGGAGCTCAGGTTGCTGCAATacaacagaaaattaaaattttttatgaaaacatCAAAGGCTTTGCAGTGAAAGTGAGGTCAGTGGATGGGTTCCAAGGGGGCGAAGAGGACGTCATAATAGTATCCACTGTGAGATCAAACCCTCACGGATCCATCGGGTTCGTTTCTGATGCTAAGAGAACCAATGTCATTCTCACCAGGGCAAG ATACTCTCTTTGGATTTTGGGAGATGGGAGGACGCTGACGAGAAGTGAATCTGTATGGAAAGCTTTGGTTGATGATGCTAAGACCCGTGGGTGTTCCTTCAGCATTGATGATGTTAAAGCCATTTTGGATGGGAATAGTAATCAGCTTGATGATCCTGTCGATGGAAGTAGTGTACTGATTAGAAATGAGAGGTGGAGGGCAAATTGCTTTCACGATGCCAAGAGCCGAGAATGTTCCTCCAGTAGTGATGAAGTTAAAGACATTTTGGATGGGAAGAAAGAGGATATCCGGCTTGATGATCCACTCGATGGCAACAGTGTCCTATTTAAAAACGCTCGGTGGAGG GTTTTCTTCGGTGACAACTTCGTGGAGTCTTTCAGAAAGCTGACATTGCTTAGGACCAAGATGTCAATAATGAACCTCATATCGAAACTTGCAGGTGGCTGGAGACCAGTGAAGAGCAATGGGGTCTTAAGCCTGAAAAGCTGTTCTCACATGGTGAAGCAGTTCGAGGTCGAAGGTCTCTACGTGCTGTGCACCGTCGATATACTGAAAGAACCCCAAAGCCTGGAGATTCGGGAACCAAGATACATCCAAATCTTGAAGATTTGGGATGTATTGCCCTTAAGGGATGCGATGAAACTGGTTGAATGTCTCATTATCGAGTTCAAAGTGTATGCCGACGATTTCATTAGTTGCTGCAATGAGGAATGTCTTGAGGG GGATCAGGTAGTTCCAAAGACATGGGATTCTTCTTGGGGTACTGCTCATTTCTGCAGTTCGGATCAAGTTCAAGCAGGGAGTGGTTCCGGCGCCGGTATTTCGAATCTGGAAGCGAGCGAGAGCCTGCTTTCGATGAGATTCTACTCCTCGTCATCACATGTGGTCAGGCACATGTTTCCGGAGGACCAAGATAGCGAAGCGAATCTCGCATCTGAAGCAACCGAGCCTGATCAAGAGATGAGTTCCCGCTTCATTGGGCTTCGTATTTGA